Sequence from the Anaerolineae bacterium genome:
CCCTGCCCTTACCCACGCCGGCCAGGGTTTACAGGGCCTGCTGGCCGAAAATCCAAATCCCCTGGCCGACGGCCAAAAGCAGCAGGTAGCCGAGCTGCAAGAAATCATCTACCACCTGAGCGAACTGGCCCGGGAAACCCACGAAGTGAGCGCGGCCCTGGATACCGAGTTCAACCAGGCCATTGACCGCGAGCGTAGTCTGGATTACGCCGGTTCGGCGCGTCCCCCCCGGCTGCAAAAAAGCAGCCCCGCAGAAAAACCGGCCTCCCCCGGCGAAACAAACAACAATGGCGACCATCCGGCCTCCCCTCTGCCCGGTTCCGGGAACAGCGCCAAACCGATGAGTTTTGAAGAGGCCGTCGCCGCCGGCCTGGTTCCCGCCCATATCGTCAACAAAGAAAAGAAGTCATAAAGCCCGGCCAAAACCAGCACCAATTTTGACAATCAAGCTACAGCCGCAAAGATCAATTTTTTATTCCCAAGGTCAATAAATCCCTTACCGGGGAATCAGGCTGCGCAACTGCCGGATATTTTCCGCCACCGAAGCCTGATTATTAAAAATGGCCGAGCCGGCCACCAGCACCGTGGCCCCGGCCCCCACAATTTCAGGAACGGTTTCCGAGTTGACCCCCCCATCCACTTCTATCTCGGCTGGCGAGCCGATGTCATCCAGCATTTGGCGCAGGCGGGCAATTTTGCCGGTGCTGCCGGGAATGTAAACCTGCCCTCCATAACCGGGATTAACCGACATGATCAACACCAGGTCTACCTGGGGCAGTATCTCTACCAGAGTAGAAAGAGGCGTGGCAGGATTAAGCGTGACTCCCGGTTGGCAACCCAATTCTTGAATTAGCTGGACCGTGCGATGCAAATGGGGGCAGGTTTCTACATGCACCGTCATTCTGTCGGCCCCGGCCTCGGCAAAAGCAGCCAAATAACGGTCGGGGGTTTCCATCATCAAATGAACATCTATGGTCAGGTTAGTTACCGAACGAACGGCGCTAACGATAAGCGGGCCAAAGGTAAGATTGGGCACAAAGTGGCCATCCATAATGTCAACATGAATCCAATCCCCGCCGCCGGCCTCGGCCTCTTGTATTTGTTCGCCCAGGCGGGTAAAATCGGCGGAAAGAATGGAAGGGACAAGTTTGACTTGTTTCATTATGGGTATTTCCTTTCCTGTATCACCGATGATGATATTCTATTATCGCTCCACGGCGAGTCCCTGTCA
This genomic interval carries:
- a CDS encoding ribulose-phosphate 3-epimerase — encoded protein: MKQVKLVPSILSADFTRLGEQIQEAEAGGGDWIHVDIMDGHFVPNLTFGPLIVSAVRSVTNLTIDVHLMMETPDRYLAAFAEAGADRMTVHVETCPHLHRTVQLIQELGCQPGVTLNPATPLSTLVEILPQVDLVLIMSVNPGYGGQVYIPGSTGKIARLRQMLDDIGSPAEIEVDGGVNSETVPEIVGAGATVLVAGSAIFNNQASVAENIRQLRSLIPR